From the Trifolium pratense cultivar HEN17-A07 linkage group LG4, ARS_RC_1.1, whole genome shotgun sequence genome, the window tcgcaccgtgttattcaattagtttatcgcttgcatagattacattgaataggaattgacataaactttgagcggttagcaaaaagtgttgattgaattcagtaaggatattattctgtcattagtagcgcttgtttactattgcctatgattagttgaacgcatttgacgcttgtttgaatggaattcgtataaaattggtaacgcttaatttaaacgacggcaattaacggataaaaagctgagcgtagaagaaaaagaagaatatgtctgaatctgtgatccgagacaagaaaacgaagagtagtaatacctgttatcgatgtggaagaagaattatcgcgactcaaagaaatagagaagccacaatgttgttgatactttatttatgatgatgatgatgatatttgatttgatattttatcatatacttatggcttaattagttaaatggtcccttagagtgtgtttggatgaggattttatcatatacttaggttattttgtcgattttagcatccaaacgcactgtaagggaccatttaatgatgcttaatcactttaattcgattcgcaccgtgttattcaattagtttatcgcttgcatagattacattgaataggaattgacataaactttgagcgcttagcaaaaagtgttgattgaattcagtaaggatattattctgtcattagtagcgcttgtttactattgcctatgattagttgaacgcatttgacgcttgtttgaatggaattcgtataaaattggtaacgcttaatttaaacgacggcaattaacggataaaaagctgagcgtagaagaaaaagaagaatatgtctgaatctgtgatccgagacaagaaaacgaagagtagtaatacctgttatcgatgtggaagaagaattatcgcgactcaaagaaatagagaagccacaatgttgttgatactttatttatgatgatgatgatatttgatttgatattttatcatatacttatggcttaattagttaaatggtcccttagagtgtgtttggatgaggattttatcatatacttaggttattttgtcgattttagcatccaaacgcactgtaagggaccatttaatgatgcttaatcactttaattcgattcgcaccgtgttattcaattagtttatcgcttgcatagattacgttgaataggaattgacataaactttgagcgcttagcaaaaagtgttgattgaattcagtaaggatattattctgtcattagtagcgcttgtttactattgcctatgattagttgaacgcatttgacgcttgtttgaatggaattcgtataaaattggtaacgcttgtttaattcggttttataaatcaaccagaacataagcatataacgaatttattctttgtgaaccatatgatagaatcaagaacgagttacctaagccaatgaattgatcgttttaaatcaattaaatttcacatttttcttacgttctgttaacaaaccaaacccctccataatttacagtttttgaattgtttctaatatagataagccgattgtgagtcttcggagacgaccaaggttaactgccttgtattactttttatttaaattattatttgaccacgaaacgaccgtgatcacatactattcaactttaattaataattataatcatatatataatctcctacaacaacaataacaccaataaaaataatttctccataatcaaaaacaaaaagctatgcacaacaaaaaccaattaacaattaatacacttcaaaaattttggtaaagcaatgacagaaccaacaaattcatcaattggaatcatatgtcatactcatacacaaaTATCTAGAATCCAAAAACTCACTTGTCCATATTAGAATCATTTTCGTCAGCTGCAGCCTCCAAGCTATTGCGAGCCTCCTCGAGTTTCTCAGCGATCTCAGCATCAGTATAACCCTGATCAATTAACTTGTCTTCAAGAATAACAAGTTTGAGCTGAATCTGACGCTTACGATCATGCTCAAGAATCTCTTTGTTAGCCTTTCTGGAAACACCAGCAGTACCCTGATCTCCTTCAAAGCCCTTCATATTCTCAGCAACCTTGGAAGTTCTCGGCTTGACGAAGAACTTGTTGCTCTGAATGTAGCCATTGGTACCAGACCCTCTTGGAGTTTGTAACCCTATTCCGTTATACATATTGTGACAAAGCAACAACTGtaattgaaaacccaaaaaatcatataagaaaccctaatatcaacttaaattcacagatcttaaataaataaatatatatctgatgcaattaacaaattgaacggcaaaatgaaaaaagatgagaaaccctaatttaaacgacggcaattaacggataaaaagctgagcgtagaagaaaaagaagaatatgtctgaatctgtgatccgagacaagaaaacgaagagtagtaatacttgttatcgatgtggaagaagaattatcgcgactcaaagaaatagagaagccacaatgttgttgatactttatttatgatgatgatgatatttgatttgatattttatcatatacttatggcttaattagttaaatggtcccttagagtgtgtttggatgaggattttatcatatacttaggttattttgtcgattttagcatccaaacgcactgtaagggaccatttaatgatgcttaatcactttaattcgattcgcaccgtgttattcaattagtttatcgcttgcatagattacattgaataggaattgacataaactttgagcgcttagcaaaaagtgttgattgaattcagtaaggatattattctgtcattagtagcgcttgtttactattgcctatgattagttgaacgcatttgacgcttgtttgaatggaattcgtataaaattggtaacgcttaatttaaacgacggcaattaacggataaaaagctgagcgtagaagaaaaagaagaatatgtctgaatctgtgatccgagacaagaaaacgaagagtagtaatacctgttatcgatgtggaagaagaattatcgcgactcaaagaaatagagaagccacaatgttgttgatactttatttatgatgatgatgatatttgatttgatattttatcatatacttatggcttaattagttaaatggtcccttagagtgtgtttggatgaggattttatcatatacttaggttattttgtcgattttagcatccaaacgcactgtaagggaccatttaatgatgcttaatcactttaattcgattcgcaccgtgttattcaattagtttatcgcttgcatagattacattgaataggaattgacataaactttgagcgcttagcaaaaagtgttgattgaattcagtaaggatattattctgtcattagtagcgcttgtttactattgcctatgattagttgaacgcatttgacgcttgtttgaatggaattcgtataaaattggtaacgcttgtttaattcggttttataaatcaaccagaacataagcatataacgaatttattctttgtgaaccatatgatagaatcaagaacgagttacctaagccaatgaattgatcgttttaaatcaattaaatttcacatttttcttacgttctgttaacaaaccaaacccctccataatttacagtttttgaattgtttctaatatagataagccgattgtgagtcttcggagacgaccaaggttaactgccttgtattactttttatttaaattattatttgaccacgaaacgaccgtgatcacatactattcaactttaattaataattataatcatatatataatctcctacaacaacaataacaccaataaaaataatttctccataatcaaaaacaaaaagctatgcacaacaaaaaccaattaacaattaatacacttcaaaaattttggtaaagcaatgacagaaccaacaaattcatcaattggaatcatatgtcatactcatacacaaaTATCTAGAATCCAAAAACTCACTTGTCCAAATTAGAATCATTTTCGTCAGCTGCAGCCTCCAAGCTATTGCGAGCCTCCTCGAGTTTCTCAGCGATCTCAGCATCAGTATAACCCTGATCAATTAACTTGTCTTCAAGAATAACAAGTTTGAGCTGAATCTGACGCTTACGATCATGCTCAAGAATCTCTTTGTTAGCCTTTCTGGAAACACCAGCAGTACCCTGATCTCCTTCAAAGCCCTTCATATTCTCAGCAACCTTGGAAGTTCTCGGCTTGACGAAGAACTTGTTGCTCTGAATGTAGCCATTGGTACCAGACCCTCTTGGAGTTTGTAACCCTATTCCGTTATACATATTGTGACAAAGCAACAACTGtaattgaaaacccaaaaaatcatataagaaaccctaatatcaacttaaattcacagatcttaaataaataaatatatatctgatgcaattaacaaattgaacggcaaaatgaaaaaagatgagaaaccctaatttaaacgacggcaattaacggataaaaagctgagcgtagaagaaaaagaagaatatgtctgaatctgtgatccgagacaagaaaatgaagagtagtaatacctgttatcgatgtggaagaagaattatcgcgactcaaagaaatagagaagccacaatgttgttgatactttatttatgatgatgatgatatttgatttgatattttatcatatacttatggcttaattagttaaatggtcccttagagtgtgtttggatgaggattttatcatatacttaggttattttgtcgattttagcatccaaacgcactgtaagggaccatttaatgatgcttaatcactttaattcgattcgcaccgtgttattcaattagtttatcgcttgcatagattacattgaataggaattgacataaactttgagcgcttagcaaaaagtgttgattgaattcagtaaggatattattctgtcattagtagcgcttgtttactattgcctatgattagttgaacgcatttgacgcttgtttgaatggaattcgtataaaattggtaacgcttaatttaaacgacggcaattaacggataaaaagctgagcgtagaagaaaaagaagaatatgtctgaatctgtgatccgagacaagaaaacgaagagtagtaatacctgttatcgatgtggaagaagaattatcgcgactcaaagaaatagagaagccacaatgttgttgatactttatttatgatgatgatgatatttgatttgatattttatcatatacttatggcttaattagttaaatggtcccttagagtgtgtttggatgaggattttatcatatacttaggttattttgtcgattttagcatccaaacgcactgtaagggaccatttaatgatgcttaatcactttaattcgattcgcaccgtgttattcaattagtttatcgcttgcatagattacattgaataggaattgacataaactttgagcggttagcaaaaagtgttgattgaattcagtaaggatattattctgtcattagtagcgcttgtttactattgcctatgattagttgaacgcatttgacgcttgtttgaatggaattcgtataaaattggtaacgcttaatttaaacgacggcaattaacggataaaaagctgagcgtagaagaaaaagaagaatatgtctgaatctgtgatccgagacaagaaaacgaagagtagtaatacctgttatcgatgtggaagaagaattatcgcgactcaaagaaatagagaagccacaatgttgttgatactttatttatgatgatgatgatatttgatttgatattttatcatatacttatggcttaattagttaaatggtcccttagagtgtgtttggatgaggattttatcatatacttaggttattttgtcgattttagcatccaaacgcactgtaagggaccatttaatgatgcttaatcactttaattcgattcgcaccgtgttattcaattagtttatcgcttgcatagattacattgaataggaattgacataaactttgagcggttagcaaaaagtgttgattgaattcagtaaggatattattctgtcattagtagcgcttgtttactattgcctatgattagttgaacgcatttgacgcttgtttgaatggaattcgtataaaattggtaacgcttaatttaaacgacggcaattaacggataaaaagctgagcgtagaagaaaaagaagaatatgtctgaatctgtgatccgagacaagaaaacgaagagtagtaatacctgttatcgatgtggaagaagaattatcgcgactcaaagaaatagagaagccacaatgttgttgatactttatttatgatgatgatgatatttgatttgatattttatcatatacttatggcttaattagttaaatggtcccttagagtgtgtttggatgaggattttatcatatacttaggttattttgtcgattttagcatccaaacgcactgtaagggaccatttaatgatgcttaatcactttaattcgattcgcaccgtgttattcaattagtttatcgcttgcatagattacattgaataggaattgacataaactttgagcgcttagcaaaaagtgttgattgaattcagtaaggatattattctgtcattagtagcgcttgtttactattgcctatgattagttgaacgcatttgacg encodes:
- the LOC123922943 gene encoding pre-mRNA-splicing factor cwc-21-like; this translates as MYNGIGLQTPRGSGTNGYIQSNKFFVKPRTSKVAENMKGFEGDQGTAGVSRKANKEILEHDRKRQIQLKLVILEDKLIDQGYTDAEIAEKLEEARNSLEAAADENDSNMDK
- the LOC123923786 gene encoding pre-mRNA-splicing factor cwc-21-like; this encodes MYNGIGLQTPRGSGTNGYIQSNKFFVKPRTSKVAENMKGFEGDQGTAGVSRKANKEILEHDRKRQIQLKLVILEDKLIDQGYTDAEIAEKLEEARNSLEAAADENDSNLDK